In Vigna unguiculata cultivar IT97K-499-35 chromosome 3, ASM411807v1, whole genome shotgun sequence, a single genomic region encodes these proteins:
- the LOC114176404 gene encoding transcription factor MYB102-like, whose product MGRSPCCDKNGLKKGPWTTEEDQKLVDYIQKHGYGNWRVLPKNAGLQRCGKSCRLRWTNYLRPDIKRGRFTFEEEETIIQLHSILGNKWSAIASRLPGRTDNEIKNYWNTHIRKRLLRMGIDPVTHRPRLDLLDLSSILSSSLYGPTHMNIQRLLGTQTMVNPELLKLASSLFSSQHRENLNMCAQNCQDSFLSDPQINQIPQHLVQTQDFAQQPCQTLDNTMNPPCSSLSMPFAQEQHLVEYPSVFHDSCFQHHSQPSDLQCNGIDASYVAQLPSYNYHGSDYDANLMDPSESSTYNHSQNFSFASVMSTPSSSPTPLNSNSTYVNGSSSTEDEIESYVSSNLLRLIEIPDMLGVNEFI is encoded by the exons ATGGGTAGATCACCTTGTTGTGACAAAAATGGTCTCAAGAAAGGACCGTGGACAACAGAAGAAGACCAGAAACTTGTTGATTACATTCAGAAACATGGGTACGGCAATTGGAGAGTACTTCCAAAGAATGCTG GGTTGCAGAGGTGTGGCAAGAGTTGTCGACTCCGATGGACAAACTATCTCCGACCAGACATAAAGCGTGGTCGATTCACTTTTGAAGAGGAAGAGACCATAATCCAACTACACAGCATTCTTGGTAACAA GTGGTCAGCTATTGCTTCTCGTTTGCCTGGAAGAACAGACAATGAAATCAAGAATTACTGGAATACACACATTAGAAAAAGGCTTCTGAGGATGGGAATTGACCCTGTGACGCATAGGCCAAGGCTTGATCTTTTGGACCTCTCTTCCATCCTAAGTTCATCCCTTTATGGTCCAACACACATGAACATCCAAAGACTCCTCGGTACACAGACAATGGTGAACCCTGAACTTTTAAAGCTTGCTTCATCGCTCTTTTCTTCTCAGCATCGTGAAAACCTCAACATGTGTGCACAAAATTGCCAAGACAGCTTCCTCTCTGATCCACAAATTAACCAAATCCCACAACACCTCGTACAAACCCAGGACTTTGCTCAACAACCATGTCAAACACTAGACAATACAATGAACCCCCCTTGTTCTTCATTGTCGATGCCTTTCGCTCAAGAACAACACCTGGTTGAATACCCTTCTGTTTTCCATGACTCTTGCTTCCAACATCATTCTCAACCAAGCGATTTACAGTGCAACGGAATCGATGCTAGCTATGTTGCTCAATTACCAAGCTATAACTACCATGGCTCTGATTATGACGCAAATCTTATGGACCCTTCTGAATCCTCAACCTATAACCATTCCCAGAACTTCAGCTTTGCTTCAGTTATGTCAACGCCTTCGTCAAGCCCCACGCCGTTAAATTCGAACTCGACGTACGTGAATGGAAGTAGCAGTACTGAGGATGAGATAGAAAGCTATGTCAGCAGCAACTTGTTGAGATTAATTGAAATCCCAGACATGTTAGGTGTGAATGAGTTCATATAA
- the LOC114178232 gene encoding lysine-specific demethylase JMJ25 isoform X2, producing the protein MTKKPKAEGAEEPLPDHLRCGRTDGRQWRCRRPVKDNLKLCEIHYLQGRHRQYKEKVPESLKLHRKRKTSDEEPSAVDNVESRARRTSRIVKKKRRLSEGSESLVAAAPSPSKKKALKQGDMQLELIRMVLKREAEKKNKNNKGKKKNKKKNKKKKKKEEEEELCYGAGELRRELPNGVMEISPASPTHDYDNVASHCDVKVGVDSKTVTPRYFRSKNVDRVPAGKLQIAPYGSNLKKRTKGKRKKCHWCQRSESCNLIQCSSCEREFFCMDCIKERYLDTQKEVKKACPVCRGACTCKDCSASQCKDSESKEYLTGKSRVDRILHFHYLICMLLPVLKHISEDQNIELETEAKVKGKNISDIQIKQVEFGCNEKNYCNHCKTPILDLHRSCPSCSYSLCSSCCQEFSQGKAFGEINLSTFDRHDKMKSSSASESQTLDEKAISSGNLTDTSILTEWTNCNGIDSLSCPPTELGGCGNSHLELRSVFPSNWIKEMEVKAEEIVCSYDFPETSDKSSSCSLCFDTDHNTNRYKQLQEAALREDSNDNYLFCPTVLDISGDNFEHFQKHWGKGHPILVQDVLQSTSNLSWDPLIMFCTYLEQNITRYENNKNVLESCLDWWDVEINIRQYFTGSVKRRPQRNTWHEMLKLKGWLSSQIFKEQFPAHFAEVIDALPVQEYMHPLSGLLNLAANLPHGSAKHDIGPYLYISYASADKETDSVTTLCYDPYDVVNIMTHTTDAPLSTEQLTKIRKLLKKHKTLCQMKTIGTEEPQEQKVNGMKLLHVEELEQRGLQSMVEEGMNFFRRVNRTSCISSEAKRVSSQSMDSNVSQNGDCDFFSESDSGRTLLLLGTVQTNEISKQDIPRKPFESSKRHKNKFSEHLGAQWDVFRRQDVPKLIEYLKRHHDEFSCTRDHLKKMFHPILDQNIFLDSTHKKRLKEEFKIEPWTFQQHVGQAIIIPAGCPYQIRNSKCCVHAVLEFVSPENVTEGIQLIDEVRLLPEEHKAKADMLEF; encoded by the exons ATGACGAAAAAACCCAAGGCGGAGGGAGCGGAGGAGCCTTTGCCGGACCACCTCCGTTGCGGGCGCACCGACGGCCGGCAATGGCGGTGCCGGCGGCCAGTGAAGGACAATCTTAAGCTCTGCGAGATTCACTACCTCCAGGGTCGACATCGGCAGTACAAGGAGAAGGTTCCGGAGTCCTTGAAGCTTCACCGGAAGCGCAAGACGAGCGACGAGGAGCCTAGTGCTGTGGACAATGTCGAATCTAGGGCAAGGAGAACCTCGAGAATCGTGAAGAAGAAGCGCAGGCTTTCGGAGGGTTCCGAGTCGCTGGTGGCGGCGGCTCCTTCTCCCTCGAAGAAGAAGGCGCTGAAGCAGGGCGATATGCAGTTGGAGCTCATAAGGATGGTTCTGAAGAGAGAGGCggagaagaagaacaaaaacaacaagggcaagaagaaaaataagaagaagaacaagaagaagaagaaaaaagaggagGAAGAGGAATTGTGTTATGGTGCAGGGGAGTTGAGGAGGGAATTGCCGAATGGTGTGATGGAAATCTCTCCGGCTTCGCCGACTCATGATTACGACAATGTGGCTTCGCATTGTGACGTGAAAGTTGGTGTTGATTCTAAAACTGTTACTCCGCGTTACTTTAGGTCCAAGAATGTTGATAGAGTCCCTGCAGGGAAGTTGCAG ATTGCGCCGTATGGATCGAATTTGAAGAAGCGTACCAAGGGTAAGAGGAAGAAGTGTCATTGGTGCCAGAGAAGCGAGTCTTGCAATCTCATCCAGTGTTCGAGCTGTGAGAGGGAGTTTTTCTGCATGGATTGCATTAAAGAGCG GTATTTGGACACTCAAAAAGAAGTTAAGAAGGCATGTCCAGTTTGTCGTGGAGCTTGCACTTGTAAGGATTGCTCAGCAAGTCAATGTAAAGACAGTGAAAGTAAG GAATATTTGACTGGTAAGAGCAGAGTTGATAGAATATTGCATTTTCATTATTTGATCTGCATGCTCCTTCCAGTACTAAAGCATATAAGTGAAGATCAGAATATTGAGCTAGAAACAGAAGCAAAAGTTAAag GAAAAAATATTTCTGATATTCAAATCAAGCAGGTTGAATTTGGCTGCAATGAGAAAAATTATTG CAATCACTGCAAGACACCCATTTTGGATCTCCATAGAAGCTGTCCGAGCTGTTCATATAGCCTATGCTCAAGTTGTTGTCAGGAATTCAGTCAGGGAAAAGCTTTTGGAGAAATTAACTTATCTACGTTCGATCGAcatgataaaatgaaaagtagCAGTGCTAGTGAGAGCCAGACTTTGGACGAGAAGGCCATATCTAGTGGCAATTTAACTGATACTTCAATATTGACTGAGTGGACCAACTGTAATGGCATTGATAGTCTGTCATGCCCTCCTACAGAGCTTGGTGGTTGTGGTAATAGCCACCTTGAGTTGAGATCTGTTTTCCCCTCCAATTGGATCAAAGAGATGGAAGTAAAAGCAGAAGAAATTGTTTGCAGCTATGACTTTCCTGAAACTTCGGATAAAAGTTCAAGCTGCTCATTGTGTTTTGACACCGATCACAATACTAACAGATACAAGCAGTTGCAAGAAGCAGCTTTAAGAGAAGATTCCAATGATAATTACTTATTTTGTCCGACAGTGTTGGACATAAGTGGTGATAACTTTGAGCACTTTCAGAAACACTGGGGAAAAGGTCATCCTATATTGGTTCAAGATGTTCTCCAAAGTACATCAAACCTCAGCTGGGATCCACTGATCATGTTCTGTACTTATCTTGAGCAGAATATTACGAGAtatgagaataataaaaatgtactTGAATCTTGTTTGGATTGGTGGGAT GTTGAAATTAACATTAGGCAGTACTTTACTGGGTCTGTAAAACGCCGTCCTCAAAGAAATACTTGGCATGAGATGCTCAAACTAAAAGGGTGGCTTTCTTCCCAAATATTCAAAGAGCAGTTTCCAGCTCATTTTGCTGAAGTAATTGATGCTCTACCAGTTCAAGAATACATGCATCCCTTGTCGGGCCTTCTGAATTTAGCTGCAAATTTGCCACATGGGAGTGCAAAACATGATATTGGACCATATCTCTATATTTCTTATGCCTCTGCTGACAAAGAAACTGATTCTGTGACAACACTCTGCTATGACCCATATGATGTG GTTAATATTATGACACATACCACAGATGCCCCCCTCTCTACAGAACAacttacaaaaataagaaaattactGAAAAAGCACAAAACTCTGTGTCAAATGAAGACTATTGGTACTGAGGAGCCACAGGAACAAAAAGTGAATGGAATGAAATTATTGCATGTTGAAGAATTGGAGCAAAGAGGCTTGCAGAGTATGGTTGAAGAAGGAATGAACTTTTTCAGGAGAGTCAATAGAACGTCTTGCATCTCAAGTGAAGCTAAAAGAGTTTCTAGTCAGAGCATGGACAGCAATGTTTCCCAGAATGGAGACTGTGATTTCTTTTCTGAATCTGATTCCGGACGCACTTTACTTCTCCTTGGGACTGTTCAAACCAACGAAATCTCTAAACAAGATATTCCTAGAAAACCCTTTGAAAGCTcaaaaagacataaaaataagttttctgAGCATTTGGGTGCCCAGTGGGATGTCTTTCGCAGACAAGATGTACCGAAGCTCATAGAATACCTTAAAAGACACCATGATGAATTTTCTTGTACCCGTGACCATCTCAAGAAG ATGTTTCACCCAATTCTAGATCAGAACATTTTTCTTGATAGTACTCACAAAAAGAGACTAAAGGAGGAATTTA AGATTGAACCTTGGACTTTTCAGCAACACGTTGGACAAGCTATCATCATTCCTGCTGGATGTCCATACCAGATCAGGAATTCTAAG TGTTGTGTTCACGCGGTATTGGAATTTGTGTCCCCTGAAAACGTTACCGAGGGTATCCAGTTGATTGATGAGGTGAGACTATTGCCTGAggagcataaagcaaaagcagaCATGCTGGAG TTTTAA
- the LOC114178232 gene encoding lysine-specific demethylase JMJ25 isoform X1, with the protein MTKKPKAEGAEEPLPDHLRCGRTDGRQWRCRRPVKDNLKLCEIHYLQGRHRQYKEKVPESLKLHRKRKTSDEEPSAVDNVESRARRTSRIVKKKRRLSEGSESLVAAAPSPSKKKALKQGDMQLELIRMVLKREAEKKNKNNKGKKKNKKKNKKKKKKEEEEELCYGAGELRRELPNGVMEISPASPTHDYDNVASHCDVKVGVDSKTVTPRYFRSKNVDRVPAGKLQIAPYGSNLKKRTKGKRKKCHWCQRSESCNLIQCSSCEREFFCMDCIKERYLDTQKEVKKACPVCRGACTCKDCSASQCKDSESKEYLTGKSRVDRILHFHYLICMLLPVLKHISEDQNIELETEAKVKGKNISDIQIKQVEFGCNEKNYCNHCKTPILDLHRSCPSCSYSLCSSCCQEFSQGKAFGEINLSTFDRHDKMKSSSASESQTLDEKAISSGNLTDTSILTEWTNCNGIDSLSCPPTELGGCGNSHLELRSVFPSNWIKEMEVKAEEIVCSYDFPETSDKSSSCSLCFDTDHNTNRYKQLQEAALREDSNDNYLFCPTVLDISGDNFEHFQKHWGKGHPILVQDVLQSTSNLSWDPLIMFCTYLEQNITRYENNKNVLESCLDWWDVEINIRQYFTGSVKRRPQRNTWHEMLKLKGWLSSQIFKEQFPAHFAEVIDALPVQEYMHPLSGLLNLAANLPHGSAKHDIGPYLYISYASADKETDSVTTLCYDPYDVVNIMTHTTDAPLSTEQLTKIRKLLKKHKTLCQMKTIGTEEPQEQKVNGMKLLHVEELEQRGLQSMVEEGMNFFRRVNRTSCISSEAKRVSSQSMDSNVSQNGDCDFFSESDSGRTLLLLGTVQTNEISKQDIPRKPFESSKRHKNKFSEHLGAQWDVFRRQDVPKLIEYLKRHHDEFSCTRDHLKKMFHPILDQNIFLDSTHKKRLKEEFKIEPWTFQQHVGQAIIIPAGCPYQIRNSKCCVHAVLEFVSPENVTEGIQLIDEVRLLPEEHKAKADMLEVKKMALHSMNTAIKEVRQLTSKT; encoded by the exons ATGACGAAAAAACCCAAGGCGGAGGGAGCGGAGGAGCCTTTGCCGGACCACCTCCGTTGCGGGCGCACCGACGGCCGGCAATGGCGGTGCCGGCGGCCAGTGAAGGACAATCTTAAGCTCTGCGAGATTCACTACCTCCAGGGTCGACATCGGCAGTACAAGGAGAAGGTTCCGGAGTCCTTGAAGCTTCACCGGAAGCGCAAGACGAGCGACGAGGAGCCTAGTGCTGTGGACAATGTCGAATCTAGGGCAAGGAGAACCTCGAGAATCGTGAAGAAGAAGCGCAGGCTTTCGGAGGGTTCCGAGTCGCTGGTGGCGGCGGCTCCTTCTCCCTCGAAGAAGAAGGCGCTGAAGCAGGGCGATATGCAGTTGGAGCTCATAAGGATGGTTCTGAAGAGAGAGGCggagaagaagaacaaaaacaacaagggcaagaagaaaaataagaagaagaacaagaagaagaagaaaaaagaggagGAAGAGGAATTGTGTTATGGTGCAGGGGAGTTGAGGAGGGAATTGCCGAATGGTGTGATGGAAATCTCTCCGGCTTCGCCGACTCATGATTACGACAATGTGGCTTCGCATTGTGACGTGAAAGTTGGTGTTGATTCTAAAACTGTTACTCCGCGTTACTTTAGGTCCAAGAATGTTGATAGAGTCCCTGCAGGGAAGTTGCAG ATTGCGCCGTATGGATCGAATTTGAAGAAGCGTACCAAGGGTAAGAGGAAGAAGTGTCATTGGTGCCAGAGAAGCGAGTCTTGCAATCTCATCCAGTGTTCGAGCTGTGAGAGGGAGTTTTTCTGCATGGATTGCATTAAAGAGCG GTATTTGGACACTCAAAAAGAAGTTAAGAAGGCATGTCCAGTTTGTCGTGGAGCTTGCACTTGTAAGGATTGCTCAGCAAGTCAATGTAAAGACAGTGAAAGTAAG GAATATTTGACTGGTAAGAGCAGAGTTGATAGAATATTGCATTTTCATTATTTGATCTGCATGCTCCTTCCAGTACTAAAGCATATAAGTGAAGATCAGAATATTGAGCTAGAAACAGAAGCAAAAGTTAAag GAAAAAATATTTCTGATATTCAAATCAAGCAGGTTGAATTTGGCTGCAATGAGAAAAATTATTG CAATCACTGCAAGACACCCATTTTGGATCTCCATAGAAGCTGTCCGAGCTGTTCATATAGCCTATGCTCAAGTTGTTGTCAGGAATTCAGTCAGGGAAAAGCTTTTGGAGAAATTAACTTATCTACGTTCGATCGAcatgataaaatgaaaagtagCAGTGCTAGTGAGAGCCAGACTTTGGACGAGAAGGCCATATCTAGTGGCAATTTAACTGATACTTCAATATTGACTGAGTGGACCAACTGTAATGGCATTGATAGTCTGTCATGCCCTCCTACAGAGCTTGGTGGTTGTGGTAATAGCCACCTTGAGTTGAGATCTGTTTTCCCCTCCAATTGGATCAAAGAGATGGAAGTAAAAGCAGAAGAAATTGTTTGCAGCTATGACTTTCCTGAAACTTCGGATAAAAGTTCAAGCTGCTCATTGTGTTTTGACACCGATCACAATACTAACAGATACAAGCAGTTGCAAGAAGCAGCTTTAAGAGAAGATTCCAATGATAATTACTTATTTTGTCCGACAGTGTTGGACATAAGTGGTGATAACTTTGAGCACTTTCAGAAACACTGGGGAAAAGGTCATCCTATATTGGTTCAAGATGTTCTCCAAAGTACATCAAACCTCAGCTGGGATCCACTGATCATGTTCTGTACTTATCTTGAGCAGAATATTACGAGAtatgagaataataaaaatgtactTGAATCTTGTTTGGATTGGTGGGAT GTTGAAATTAACATTAGGCAGTACTTTACTGGGTCTGTAAAACGCCGTCCTCAAAGAAATACTTGGCATGAGATGCTCAAACTAAAAGGGTGGCTTTCTTCCCAAATATTCAAAGAGCAGTTTCCAGCTCATTTTGCTGAAGTAATTGATGCTCTACCAGTTCAAGAATACATGCATCCCTTGTCGGGCCTTCTGAATTTAGCTGCAAATTTGCCACATGGGAGTGCAAAACATGATATTGGACCATATCTCTATATTTCTTATGCCTCTGCTGACAAAGAAACTGATTCTGTGACAACACTCTGCTATGACCCATATGATGTG GTTAATATTATGACACATACCACAGATGCCCCCCTCTCTACAGAACAacttacaaaaataagaaaattactGAAAAAGCACAAAACTCTGTGTCAAATGAAGACTATTGGTACTGAGGAGCCACAGGAACAAAAAGTGAATGGAATGAAATTATTGCATGTTGAAGAATTGGAGCAAAGAGGCTTGCAGAGTATGGTTGAAGAAGGAATGAACTTTTTCAGGAGAGTCAATAGAACGTCTTGCATCTCAAGTGAAGCTAAAAGAGTTTCTAGTCAGAGCATGGACAGCAATGTTTCCCAGAATGGAGACTGTGATTTCTTTTCTGAATCTGATTCCGGACGCACTTTACTTCTCCTTGGGACTGTTCAAACCAACGAAATCTCTAAACAAGATATTCCTAGAAAACCCTTTGAAAGCTcaaaaagacataaaaataagttttctgAGCATTTGGGTGCCCAGTGGGATGTCTTTCGCAGACAAGATGTACCGAAGCTCATAGAATACCTTAAAAGACACCATGATGAATTTTCTTGTACCCGTGACCATCTCAAGAAG ATGTTTCACCCAATTCTAGATCAGAACATTTTTCTTGATAGTACTCACAAAAAGAGACTAAAGGAGGAATTTA AGATTGAACCTTGGACTTTTCAGCAACACGTTGGACAAGCTATCATCATTCCTGCTGGATGTCCATACCAGATCAGGAATTCTAAG TGTTGTGTTCACGCGGTATTGGAATTTGTGTCCCCTGAAAACGTTACCGAGGGTATCCAGTTGATTGATGAGGTGAGACTATTGCCTGAggagcataaagcaaaagcagaCATGCTGGAG GTAAAGAAAATGGCGCTTCATAGTATGAATACAGCAATTAAAGAAGTACGTCAACTTACAAGCAAAACATGA